The DNA sequence CCacgtaatttaaaaaaaaagcccgaacatgggtacttagGCATGTCTTGATGCAGCAGTCTCCTCGGTCCGCGTGAAAAATGGGTGCGATATCCGaaaaaaccactccatgtagtCAGGCGCCACCTGTCCAGGAACTACACAGAGCTCTCCTGAAGGCAACAAATGGTCTGAAAAATGCAGCCACTGGTCATCTATATCATCACCCGTCAAAGAATCACAAACCGGCGGCGGAGGGACCGTCTGAAGGTAGCCAAACTGTCGAAGAACCCGCTCAGGTCGAACGTACACCACAATCTGACCCCATCTGAGCTGGCCGGTGTACGATGATATCAAGTCAAAGCCCCTAACTCCCCGGTGCTCACCATAGGGCATCCAGCACACGTCAGTCACAGTCAGGGCATCCAAACGTCTCCGATACGGGGCTCCCTTGATCCCCGTCATATGAGCCTTACCCGTAAGCCACTTGCAGGCCCGTGGGCTCCCCTCATCATAAGCATCATGAACAACGGATGTATGCATTGTAGGAAAGTGCTCGTATATCCAGCACTACAAACACATAGtcaacatcaataaaaaaaaaaagagattcaatgctacttcaatttaaattatcagTGATAATACGTACCTGGAGAAGTGTAATATAACCGCCCAACTGTCGTGTAGAGGCCTGCGACGCGTCGTTCAGATGCTCGTACATATGGACTAATGTAGCCACTCCCCAGATGAATCCCCCTGCCTGGGCCAGGTCCCTGAAAGCCTCCAGGTGCACGACATGTACATGGGTTGAACTCTTGTTGGTGAAAAGAGTACAACCCACCAAGTGGAGCAGATACATGCAGGCTGCTACAACCCATCGTCCGGCCCTGCACTGGCTCTCATACAAGTGCCGAAGCCACCCCAACCGGACATGAGGCCCACCAGCCTGTTGGGTCTCAAATGTAGCCTCCTCATGACTAACCTCAAGAAGCTCCGTCAGTAGACCAATCGCATCTGAAGTAATCAGCGGCTCGAACGTATGCAGCGCGCCAGTGATGGGAATGTGTAGGAGTGGCGCCACGTCATCCAACGTGATCGCCAACTCGCCTACTGGCAGGTGGAACGTGCTAGTCTCGCGATGCCACCTCTCGACGAAAGCGGATATGAGTCCAGGATCAGTGGTGATAACAGAACACCTGATTAGTGGACTCAATCCGGTGCCAGCAATCAACCTTTCGATCTCAGGCGTTGGTCTCCCAATTTTATCTACTTTTCTACTGTGGGAGACCAACTTCAGATTGGGTCGTTCCTAAATTgaataacaatttataataacgtgtatataaaaaacaatccaactataaataatttttatgtaattagtCAACATTAAAAACTATGTACCTGTCCACTCCAGATGCTGTGTGCGACATGCTCAGCAAAGTCAATGGGTCGCGTGGTCCATCGGGGAATCCCTCATCTGCAGCAGGTGACCCCAAGCTCCCATTAGTAGCCACTCCCTCTGTCTGAACAGCATCGACGAGGCCTATCATCTCTGGGGTGGCATCAGACACATGAGGAACATCCTCATGCAACTGAGCCACATCCTCAGGTCTCTCTGTGACGTCCTCACGCAGACGAACCCATTGCCTACGTGCTGAAGCAGTAGGCCTGCGACACCGAGGAACATCAGCTTCATGCGCATCCTCACTAATGCCTCTACCTCTACCAGCTCCTAAcgcacgacctaaacctcgtgttctaaccatgatctgaaatcatgaagaacatttatttttctcggtcaaattaaatattcaaataattggtAACAAAGCTTTGTCATTACAAATTTGTTCAAACACATGCTTTGTATGTTTCTTACTAATTTGGTCAAATTAAGTTTTCAAACCTCTATTTTGTAGGGCCTTTTGTTAACAAGGATATATCTTCATATCTAATTCTAATGCCACTATGTCTAAATGTATCATTTATTGACTAATACAATTTAGTTTATGTTGTTTCACTCAATTGGATGGGTAAGGTGCGTGTAATCAATTGGATGGGCATGTTTGTGATTCACCGGTTTCTACTTATCTCATATGGTATTAGCTTTGAATTCTCATGCTTATAACAGTGCTTAGATTGTGTAGGTATCAGATTAGACAAATTTGTTTTCAATATCAAAAGAATTCCCATTAAGTATTTAAGACAtcttattttagaaatcaatttaTCTTTGTTTCACCTCGTTAATccaatttaagataaattatacttttaattgtgatttaatGATCAAGTCAAAGATCAAACTCCAGatcttaattaaaaagattCAACTATCAAATCACTTGtgttaataacttttaattgtcATTACATTATGTTGTCCCGCATGAATTGATGTCAGTATTATTTAACCAAAGTACACATATGCACATTTACCTGATATATGTGGGGGGATTAGAATATAGAATGTCACTAACAAAAATTTAGAGTCAAGtaccaaaatataattaatggcGTGTCTCCATTTGAGGAGTTCTTCTTCCCCCTAACACTCAGTTTTTTAGACTGAAATTTATGTTTTGAACTTCCAATCATACATATAATAAGCACATTATGACAGTCTATAGTATATGCCCTTGTATGAGGTTTAAGCTTTGTAAAATTTTAGGTTTAGTGGagtctttataattttgtcCACAAATGTTTGGAAAGGCAACAACAGGGACACAATCATTTAGACATCCTAACAATTCAATTTAGACATCCTAATGCATATATAAATCACAccaaatataatttcaatttacaTACAAACGCAATTTTTAATAGCAACTAAATAACACAAACTAGCTAATAATATGAACAAAATCAGGTATAATctaaaaaaaagagcaaaaaaaaaaacaaaatacacaacaaaacaTGATCCATGGAAGAACTTCCGCAGGATCTTCCACGAGAAGAACTTCCGCGGGATCTTCCGCAAGAAGAAAATGTACCCTGCGGAAGAAGCTTCCGTAGGTTCTTCCGCGACAACAAAATGTAGCCTGCAGAAGAAGGTTCTGCAGGATCTTCCGCGGGATCTGCGGAAGACAACGTTCTTCCACTGGATCACGCGGAAGATCCTGCAAAACCTTCTTTTGTTGGATCACGCGGAAGATCCTGCAGAATCTTGTTCCGCAGGAATCCGCGGAAGAACCTTCCACACTTCTTCCGCATGACCCCGCGGAAGAACACCTTCTTCCGCTACAGTTCCCAAAAGCCACTTTCACACGTGCGGAAGAAGGATCTTCTCGCGGAAGAACCTTTTTCTTCAACCTCCACCACCACAGGTCACTAATGTCGTATATCCTAAGGTTTCTACGACCATTTACGCCATTCAAATAGATACGAGGAGGTTAGAAGACTAACCTTGATGGCGGAAGACACGAACAACAGTTTCAATGGAGGATGCCAACTTCAGGGGAGAATGAAATGAGATTCAAATGAAGGGAACCAAATTTGAAATGGAGAATGAAATGAGGGCGTGGAGGAAGAAGGGAATAAGCCAATATTGGGGAAGAAGAAGCATGAATGAAgattgttgggtgcacgaggaagaagaaacaagCGCGGAAgaagaagtgttttttttttaattacgttacttttattttttaaatgaagggtattTTGGGTACTTCATTGAATTGCTGGGTGCATCAACaattttgctgggtgcacctagcaacaccccttGGTGGCAACAACGTGACCTAACTCACCCCATCTCATGGTGGtcttaaaaattatagtatGAACCAACACAACATGACTTGATGGATTAAACGGATTGAcccatataaaatttaaaaaaatcattttaaatttttttttaacataaaatcaatttttttagaaaaataaatttcaacaaaaacaaatacatttGTGGCTATTGgcttataaattttcattatttcgGCAATTCTAAtttcaaagaaataaatattttaaagaaagaaaaaaaaagaatcattataAGTTCAATAagtcaaataattttatcacaaaAGAAGTATTCATGATCACACATGAAAGATAATTATTACAAGTTtaataagacaaaa is a window from the Glycine max cultivar Williams 82 chromosome 2, Glycine_max_v4.0, whole genome shotgun sequence genome containing:
- the LOC102663234 gene encoding protein MAIN-LIKE 1-like; this encodes MRKKCGRFFRGFLRNKILQDLPRDPTKEGRALGAGRGRGISEDAHEADVPRCRRPTASARRQWVRLREDVTERPEDVAQLHEDVPHVSDATPEMIGLVDAVQTEGVATNGSLGSPAADEGFPDGPRDPLTLLSMSHTASGVDRYIERPNLKLVSHSRKVDKIGRPTPEIERLIAGTGLSPLIRCSVITTDPGLISAFVERWHRETSTFHLPVGELAITLDDVAPLLHIPITGALHTFEPLITSDAIGLLTELLEVSHEEATFETQQAGGPHVRLGWLRHLYESQCRAGRWVVAACMYLLHLVGCTLFTNKSSTHVHVVHLEAFRDLAQAGGFIWGVATLVHMYEHLNDASQASTRQLGGYITLLQCWIYEHFPTMHTSVVHDAYDEGSPRACKWLTGKAHMTGIKGAPYRRRLDALTVTDVCWMPYGEHRGVRGFDLISSYTGQLRWGQIVVYVRPERVLRQFGYLQTVPPPPVCDSLTGDDIDDQWLHFSDHLLPSGELCVVPGQVAPDYMEWFFRISHPFFTRTEETAASRHA